One Natator depressus isolate rNatDep1 chromosome 3, rNatDep2.hap1, whole genome shotgun sequence DNA segment encodes these proteins:
- the MAD2L1BP gene encoding MAD2L1-binding protein produces the protein MAGPGRQERAADLLPTEPVEAPTVTPELAAGRGGSSAAAFHCPQGPAGRAPGCRSVSVAFPGPVTQQGCCHFACELLKHVLYQRHQLPLPYEQLAYFCRRALPRQPQDGDAIKKKPHPPDLGSSRKCQQLLMELEGVFRHLEAMFNLTLVPRVLILLGGNAMSPKELYEINLEGISVGNAEESLQTPSCVRKLFHSLFLADVFSELQAVPVMGTIVMVQGHRDCGIDWFRPKLNYKVPARGRKLTVNLSCGGNSSTNPSTQQGVTSAWDNYIWFQAPVTVKGFHE, from the exons ATGGCGGGGCCGGGCCGCCAGGAGCGGGCAG ctgaCCTGCTCCCGACCGAGCCCGTGGAGGCCCCGACGGTGACCCCGGAGCTCGCCGCGGGACGGGGCGGCAGCAGCGCGGCGGCGTTTCACTGCCCGCAGGGCCCGGCCGGCCGCGCCCCGGGCTGCCGCTCCGTCTCGGTGGCGTTCCCCGGCCCGGTGACCCAGCAGGGCTGCTGCCACTTCGCCTGCGAGCTCCTCAAGCACGTGCTGTACCAGCGGCACCAGCTGCCCCTGCCCTACGAGCAGCTCGCCTACTTCTGCAGGAGGGCGCTGCCCCGCCAGCCGCAG GATGGAGATGCAATTAAGAAGAAGCCACATCCCCCAGACCTAGGGAGCagcaggaagtgccagcagttgCTAATGGAGCTGGAGGGAGTGTTCCGGCACTTGGAAGCCATGTTCAACCTGACATTGGTCCCTCGGGTCCTTATTCTACTTGGAGGAAATGCCATGAGCCCCAAGGAGCTCTATGAAATCAACTTGGAGGGCATCTCTGTGGGCAATGCTGAGGAGAGCCTGCAAACACCATCCTGTGTTCGTAAGCTTTTCCACTCACTCTTCCTTGCAGATGTCTTCAGTGAGCTACAGGCTGTCCCTGTCATGGGCACCATTGTCATGGTCCAGGGGCACCGTGACTGTGGCATTGACTGGTTCCGACCCAAGCTCAACTACAAAGTGCCAGCACGTGGGAGGAAGCTGACGGTCAACTTGTCCTGTGGTGGAAACAGCAGTACAAATCCATCCACTCAGCAGGGAGTGACCTCTGCCTGGGACAACTACATATGGTTCCAAGCACCAGTGACAGTTAAGGGCTTCCATGAATGA